A single window of Rubripirellula lacrimiformis DNA harbors:
- a CDS encoding PVC-type heme-binding CxxCH protein gives MTNRFHRPVLFASVPLVLAIGFAAPATEPHNTLPKQQHRTSEAPFLTPDQAVAKMAIPDGFDVSVFASEPDIAEPIAFCFDDRGRMWIAENFNYQTRRQHTDDPVSRIQILEDTDGDGVFDTKKTFSDKLTFTSGLACGFGGVFVGSPPNLSFIPDADGDDIPDGPPQPLLDGWGINDRHETLNSFIWGPDGWLYGCHGVFTQSRVGHIGDDDADRQFIDGGIWRYHPTRKTFEIFARGLSNPWGFDFNNQGQAFATCCVIPHLFHVVQGGVYHKQSLPHVNPHIYDDIQTIRDHTHLSAHGGARFYLADAFPSQYRDRLFMCNIHEHAVLTDVMVPRGSSFIGKHGDDFMPANDLAWVGFSVEVGPEGGVYILDWHDTDVCGNAINFPNSGRVYRIMPKDAPMTPPPNLSAMSDSQLVDLQMHSNDWYVRHARTLLQSRNASGKLDRPLVHAMLNDLFESATDSAKRLRMMWALHVTDGIDQAALASLLKDQDPYVRAWAIQFLCDQSEVNAFQDIDSAQQSGLTTEILDAFVRLAHDDPSPVVRLYLASAVQRLPFGDRWSILAGLASHAEDVDDNNLPRMIWFALEPMVQDNPRRSLQLAVEGKLPRLPEFVARRLLSGSAAAVDQPDKPKPSAHWQQWIGKVAPGFTVRNVGEGGVVHHSVFRNSVAVQTHPLDRKTPCSLTRQIDVPANKSTKLQMKVSHHPHGDWQLRVLAAGKVVADQVIGAKSVGADQWQTVTVDLSQFAGRKVRLEIQNSANDWHNEWAYWSQVSVVSE, from the coding sequence ATGACCAATCGTTTTCATCGGCCAGTGTTGTTTGCTTCGGTTCCCTTGGTGTTGGCGATCGGTTTCGCGGCGCCCGCGACCGAACCACACAACACGCTTCCGAAACAACAGCACAGGACAAGTGAAGCGCCGTTTCTGACGCCCGACCAGGCTGTTGCCAAGATGGCGATTCCCGACGGATTTGATGTGTCGGTGTTCGCATCGGAACCCGATATCGCCGAGCCGATCGCGTTCTGTTTTGACGATCGTGGCCGGATGTGGATTGCCGAAAATTTTAACTATCAAACGCGGCGTCAACACACCGACGATCCGGTTAGCCGGATCCAGATCCTAGAGGATACCGATGGTGATGGTGTTTTCGACACCAAGAAGACGTTCTCCGACAAACTGACATTCACCTCGGGGTTGGCTTGCGGGTTTGGCGGCGTGTTTGTCGGGTCGCCACCCAACCTAAGCTTCATCCCCGATGCGGATGGCGACGACATTCCCGATGGGCCACCCCAGCCGCTGTTGGATGGATGGGGGATCAATGACCGACACGAAACGCTGAATAGTTTTATCTGGGGGCCCGATGGCTGGCTGTACGGCTGCCATGGCGTGTTCACGCAATCACGGGTTGGGCATATCGGTGATGACGATGCGGATCGCCAGTTCATCGACGGAGGAATTTGGCGGTACCATCCGACCCGAAAAACGTTCGAAATCTTTGCTCGCGGACTTTCAAATCCGTGGGGATTCGATTTCAACAACCAGGGGCAGGCTTTTGCGACCTGCTGTGTGATCCCTCACTTGTTTCATGTCGTTCAGGGGGGCGTCTATCACAAGCAGAGTTTGCCTCATGTGAATCCACACATCTATGACGACATCCAAACGATCCGCGATCACACTCACTTGTCGGCCCATGGTGGCGCACGATTCTATCTGGCGGATGCCTTTCCGTCGCAGTATCGCGACCGGTTGTTCATGTGCAATATTCACGAGCACGCCGTGTTGACCGATGTGATGGTGCCCCGTGGATCCAGCTTTATCGGCAAACACGGTGACGACTTTATGCCTGCGAATGATTTGGCATGGGTAGGGTTCAGTGTCGAGGTCGGCCCCGAAGGCGGAGTCTATATCCTGGATTGGCATGACACCGACGTCTGTGGCAACGCGATCAATTTTCCCAACAGCGGGCGGGTCTATCGCATCATGCCAAAGGATGCGCCGATGACGCCGCCGCCCAATCTGTCAGCGATGTCAGATTCGCAGTTGGTCGACTTGCAGATGCATTCCAACGATTGGTACGTCCGACACGCTAGGACGTTGTTGCAGTCGCGAAACGCGTCAGGGAAACTCGATCGGCCATTGGTTCACGCCATGCTGAATGATCTTTTCGAATCGGCGACCGATTCGGCAAAGCGGCTTCGAATGATGTGGGCGTTGCACGTCACCGACGGGATCGATCAAGCTGCGCTCGCGTCGCTGTTGAAGGATCAGGATCCGTACGTGCGGGCATGGGCGATTCAGTTTCTTTGCGATCAGAGTGAGGTCAATGCATTCCAGGATATCGATTCGGCCCAGCAGTCGGGCCTGACCACGGAAATTCTGGACGCGTTTGTGCGGTTGGCACACGATGATCCATCCCCGGTGGTGCGACTGTACTTGGCATCGGCGGTTCAGCGTTTGCCTTTTGGTGATCGATGGTCCATCTTGGCCGGGCTAGCTTCGCATGCTGAAGACGTCGACGACAATAACTTGCCTCGGATGATCTGGTTCGCACTGGAACCGATGGTGCAGGACAATCCCCGCCGATCTCTTCAGCTGGCAGTGGAGGGCAAATTGCCAAGGTTGCCCGAGTTTGTTGCCCGCCGATTGCTGTCCGGTTCGGCCGCTGCCGTTGACCAGCCTGACAAGCCAAAGCCCAGTGCCCATTGGCAGCAGTGGATTGGCAAGGTTGCCCCTGGCTTTACCGTTCGCAATGTCGGCGAAGGCGGTGTGGTGCATCACAGTGTGTTCCGAAATTCGGTTGCGGTACAGACACACCCGCTGGATCGAAAAACACCGTGCAGTCTCACTCGCCAGATCGACGTGCCCGCCAACAAGTCGACCAAGCTGCAGATGAAGGTCAGCCATCACCCGCACGGTGATTGGCAATTGCGAGTTTTGGCAGCAGGCAAGGTCGTTGCGGATCAGGTCATTGGTGCGAAATCAGTTGGCGCGGACCAGTGGCAAACCGTCACCGTCGACCTAAGCCAGTTTGCGGGACGCAAGGTCCGGCTGGAGATCCAGAACAGTGCCAATGATTGGCACAACGAATGGGCATACTGGAGCCAGGTTTCCGTGGTCAGCGAATGA
- a CDS encoding IS4 family transposase, producing the protein MSNSGKDAASKQKQSMTQGEQLAKAIRWIANDQLFAKVRVHGNANWVPTHLMQVAILWVWSSQSLLVESTKDAIKSVESLFGTTGIHSYQTLITALQKYTEQILPPLVQRMHHLMEKTDQASFRIGIWLVLAVDGSRLDACRTLANEKRFCKPKNKRGSKKNKKKNKRGRHANKRKPVSKKKNYNPQPVGPQVWLTLLWHVGQRLPWAWKIGPSYSSERAHLLEMLNALDLPKNTLICGDAGFVGYDFWNAIDSHGHHFLTRVGSNCRFLKQLGRVRERDGIVYCWPKEKQQRKQPPLVLRLLRFHDGRGEVYLVTNELNLRKLSDSRAGEIYRKRWGIEVQFRSLKQTYGRSKLLGRTPDVVEHELTWSLVGLWMAQLLALREQIDRIEPAAQTSVAMVLRILQNILHCPNEIPARGESLRSLLAGALTDTYDRASKKKSRNYPRRKEEPRTGPPTIELATAEQQKLAKAALDLSNAA; encoded by the coding sequence ATGAGTAACAGTGGCAAGGATGCTGCTTCGAAACAGAAGCAATCAATGACTCAAGGTGAACAGCTGGCCAAAGCGATTCGCTGGATCGCCAACGACCAATTATTCGCAAAGGTTCGTGTTCACGGCAATGCCAATTGGGTGCCGACTCACTTGATGCAGGTCGCAATTCTATGGGTTTGGAGTAGTCAATCATTGCTCGTCGAATCCACCAAAGACGCGATCAAAAGTGTCGAGAGCTTATTCGGTACGACCGGGATTCATTCGTATCAGACGCTGATCACTGCACTGCAGAAGTACACCGAGCAAATCCTTCCGCCACTGGTCCAACGAATGCATCATTTGATGGAGAAGACAGATCAAGCAAGTTTTCGCATTGGGATTTGGTTGGTGTTGGCCGTCGACGGTTCCCGCTTGGATGCTTGCCGAACCCTGGCCAACGAGAAGCGGTTCTGCAAGCCAAAGAACAAAAGGGGATCGAAGAAGAACAAGAAGAAGAACAAGCGTGGTCGACACGCCAACAAACGAAAACCGGTGAGCAAAAAGAAGAACTACAATCCGCAGCCCGTCGGTCCTCAAGTCTGGCTCACGCTACTGTGGCATGTCGGACAGCGATTGCCATGGGCATGGAAAATCGGACCGAGTTATTCCAGCGAACGAGCCCATCTGTTGGAAATGCTGAATGCTTTAGACCTACCGAAAAACACGCTCATCTGCGGTGATGCTGGTTTCGTCGGCTACGACTTTTGGAACGCGATCGACAGCCACGGCCATCACTTCCTGACGCGTGTCGGAAGCAATTGTCGCTTCCTGAAGCAACTTGGACGGGTTCGCGAACGTGATGGCATCGTGTACTGCTGGCCGAAAGAAAAACAGCAACGCAAGCAGCCGCCGTTGGTCCTTCGGCTACTTCGCTTTCACGACGGACGTGGCGAAGTCTATCTCGTCACCAACGAATTGAACTTACGCAAGTTAAGTGATTCGCGTGCTGGGGAAATTTATCGAAAACGCTGGGGAATCGAAGTGCAATTCCGATCCTTAAAGCAAACTTACGGTCGTTCGAAACTGCTCGGGCGAACGCCGGATGTCGTCGAGCACGAGTTAACCTGGTCGCTTGTCGGTCTTTGGATGGCGCAGTTACTGGCGCTTCGCGAACAAATCGATCGGATCGAACCGGCGGCTCAAACGAGCGTCGCGATGGTGTTACGAATATTGCAAAACATCCTGCACTGCCCCAACGAGATACCCGCGCGGGGCGAATCGCTTCGGAGTCTCTTGGCCGGTGCGTTGACGGATACATACGACCGCGCAAGTAAAAAGAAAAGTCGCAACTACCCACGCCGAAAAGAGGAACCCCGGACCGGCCCACCCACAATTGAACTCGCCACCGCAGAGCAACAGAAGCTTGCCAAAGCTGCACTGGACCTCTCAAATGCAGCATGA
- a CDS encoding IS4 family transposase codes for MSNSGKDAASKQKQSMTQGEQLAKAIRWIANDQLFAKVRVHGNANWVPTHLMQVAILWVWSSQSLLVESTKDAIKSVESLFGTTGIHSYQTLITALQKYTEQILPPLVQRMHHLMEKTDQASFRIGIWLVLAVDGSRLDACRTLANEKRFCKPKNKRGSKKNKKNKKNKRGRHANKRKPVSKKKNYNPQPVGPQVWLTLLWHVGQRLPWAWKIGPSYSSERAHLLEMLNALDLPKNTLICGDAGFVGYDFWNAIDSHGHHFLTRVGSNCRFLKQLGRVRERDGIVYCWPKEKQQRKQPPLVLRLLRFHDGRGEVYLVTNELNLRKLSDSRAGEIYRKRWGIEVQFRSLKQTYGRSKLLGRTPDVVEHELTWSLVGLWMAQLLALREQIDRIEPAAQTSVAMVLRILQNILHCPNEIPARGESLRSLLAGALTDTYDRASKKKSRNYPRRKEEPRTGPPTIELATAEQQKLAKATLDLSNAA; via the coding sequence ATGAGTAACAGTGGCAAGGATGCTGCTTCGAAACAGAAGCAATCAATGACTCAAGGTGAACAGCTGGCCAAAGCGATTCGCTGGATCGCCAACGACCAATTATTCGCAAAGGTTCGTGTTCACGGCAATGCCAATTGGGTGCCGACTCACTTGATGCAGGTCGCAATTCTATGGGTTTGGAGTAGTCAATCATTGCTCGTCGAATCCACCAAAGACGCGATCAAAAGTGTCGAGAGCTTATTCGGTACGACCGGGATTCATTCGTATCAGACGCTGATCACTGCACTGCAGAAGTACACCGAGCAAATCCTTCCGCCACTGGTCCAACGAATGCATCATTTGATGGAGAAGACAGATCAAGCAAGTTTTCGCATCGGGATTTGGTTGGTGTTGGCCGTCGACGGTTCCCGCTTGGATGCTTGCCGAACCCTGGCCAACGAGAAGCGGTTCTGCAAGCCAAAGAACAAAAGGGGATCGAAGAAGAACAAGAAGAACAAGAAGAACAAGCGTGGTCGACACGCCAACAAACGAAAACCGGTGAGCAAAAAGAAGAACTACAATCCGCAGCCCGTCGGTCCGCAAGTCTGGCTCACGCTACTGTGGCATGTCGGACAGCGATTGCCATGGGCATGGAAAATCGGACCGAGTTATTCCAGCGAACGAGCCCATCTGTTGGAAATGCTGAATGCTTTAGACCTACCGAAAAACACGCTCATCTGCGGTGATGCTGGTTTCGTCGGCTACGACTTTTGGAACGCGATCGACAGCCACGGCCATCACTTCCTGACGCGTGTCGGAAGCAATTGTCGCTTCCTGAAGCAACTTGGACGGGTTCGCGAACGTGATGGCATCGTGTACTGCTGGCCGAAAGAAAAACAGCAACGCAAGCAGCCGCCGTTGGTCCTTCGGCTACTTCGCTTTCACGACGGACGTGGCGAAGTCTATCTCGTCACCAACGAATTGAACTTACGCAAGTTAAGTGATTCGCGTGCTGGGGAAATTTATCGAAAACGCTGGGGAATCGAAGTGCAATTCCGATCCTTAAAGCAAACTTACGGTCGTTCGAAACTGCTCGGGCGAACGCCGGATGTCGTCGAGCACGAGTTAACCTGGTCGCTTGTCGGTCTTTGGATGGCGCAGTTACTTGCGCTTCGCGAACAAATCGATCGGATCGAACCGGCGGCTCAAACGAGCGTCGCGATGGTGTTACGAATATTGCAAAACATCCTGCACTGCCCCAACGAGATACCCGCGCGGGGCGAATCGCTTCGGAGTCTCTTGGCCGGTGCGTTGACGGATACATACGACCGCGCAAGTAAAAAGAAAAGTCGCAACTACCCACGCCGAAAAGAGGAACCCCGGACCGGCCCACCCACAATTGAACTCGCCACCGCAGAGCAACAGAAGCTTGCCAAAGCTACACTGGACCTCTCAAATGCAGCATGA